One Acidimicrobiia bacterium genomic window carries:
- the panD gene encoding aspartate 1-decarboxylase has product MHRIMMKSKIHRATVIAADLNYVGSITLDPALMELADIVEHEQVHVLDIDNGARFETYAITGSKGDVIVNGAAARLVHPGDRVIVICYAHYGADELERYAPLVVHVDEHNRPVGPSYAPSDAQRDKALG; this is encoded by the coding sequence ATGCACCGCATCATGATGAAGTCGAAGATTCATCGAGCCACCGTGATCGCCGCCGACCTCAACTACGTCGGTTCAATCACGCTCGACCCGGCGCTGATGGAGCTCGCAGACATCGTCGAGCACGAGCAGGTTCACGTGCTCGACATCGACAACGGCGCCCGGTTCGAGACCTATGCGATCACTGGGAGCAAGGGTGACGTCATCGTCAACGGAGCCGCGGCCCGCCTCGTGCACCCGGGTGATCGCGTGATCGTGATTTGCTACGCGCACTACGGCGCGGACGAGCTCGAGCGATATGCCCCGCTGGTCGTCCACGTCGACGAGCACAATCGACCCGTGGGTCCGAGCTACGCGCCCTCTGATGCGCAGCGTGACAAGGCTTTAGGCTGA